One stretch of Streptomyces sp. MMBL 11-1 DNA includes these proteins:
- a CDS encoding RNA polymerase sigma factor, translating to MTPQPDLSPELDVLPQPLLAAAQTARREFLTALEPLRGELFRYCRRLTGSVWDAEDLAQETLARALTRTAQSHQPVQRPMAWLVRIATNAYLDQVRRPAPLLVEPGERAAAPVADSVEVRDAPAEVATLLAPQERAAVVLKDVCWNCFFSYSIQSAGSSENM from the coding sequence GTGACGCCTCAACCCGATCTGTCTCCCGAGCTCGACGTGCTGCCGCAGCCTCTGCTGGCGGCAGCCCAGACCGCGCGGCGCGAGTTCCTGACTGCGCTGGAGCCGCTGCGGGGTGAGCTGTTCCGGTACTGCCGTCGTCTGACCGGCAGCGTGTGGGACGCCGAGGACCTGGCCCAGGAGACGCTCGCCCGAGCGCTCACCCGGACGGCACAGTCCCACCAGCCGGTTCAGCGCCCGATGGCGTGGCTGGTGCGGATCGCGACGAACGCCTACCTCGACCAGGTCCGTCGACCGGCTCCGCTGCTCGTCGAGCCGGGCGAACGCGCCGCTGCTCCCGTCGCCGACTCCGTCGAGGTACGGGACGCGCCGGCGGAGGTGGCCACCCTGCTGGCGCCCCAGGAGCGTGCCGCCGTCGTGCTCAAGGACGTTTGCTGGAACTGCTTCTTCTCGTACTCGATCCAGTCCGCGGGGTCCTCGGAGAACATGTAG
- a CDS encoding DUF6192 family protein has translation MRAAAEWLEAAIDNGEFTLDEQLAKLLKGE, from the coding sequence GTGAGGGCGGCTGCCGAGTGGCTGGAGGCGGCGATCGACAACGGCGAGTTCACCCTGGACGAGCAGCTCGCCAAGCTCCTCAAGGGCGAGTAG
- a CDS encoding DUF6192 family protein has protein sequence MRPPGCLPCVRYPARPAGSGGRRRYVTPANYNAQRPTGYSAASQWNQTARRTLSAPWISLRMRMTLQTRPQPVSFPAAEAHVRVSEELVSCQSVVRSSSQASSRAAHSGWAIRGRSWRAPQHEETNPETIRERTPTVRKIEHTIEYLDLVGSCHQYVATLGRLVP, from the coding sequence ATGAGACCGCCCGGCTGCCTGCCTTGCGTACGCTATCCCGCACGGCCCGCCGGATCGGGCGGTAGACGTCGGTACGTGACTCCAGCCAACTACAATGCTCAGAGGCCAACCGGTTACTCAGCCGCCAGTCAGTGGAACCAGACGGCGAGACGTACGTTGTCGGCTCCGTGGATCTCGCTGAGGATGCGCATGACGCTCCAGACGCGGCCCCAGCCGGTCTCGTTTCCTGCGGCTGAGGCGCACGTTCGTGTGTCCGAGGAGTTGGTCTCCTGCCAGTCCGTCGTGCGCAGCTCGTCCCAGGCCAGTAGCCGGGCGGCGCACTCGGGATGGGCGATACGGGGCCGCTCGTGGAGGGCCCCGCAGCACGAGGAGACAAACCCGGAGACGATCCGCGAACGCACTCCGACCGTGAGGAAGATCGAGCACACCATCGAGTACCTCGACCTGGTCGGGTCCTGCCATCAGTACGTCGCCACGCTCGGCCGGCTCGTTCCGTGA
- a CDS encoding family 43 glycosylhydrolase, whose translation MRLRSRGLLTASAVLAVLSAGVPAPAAAAASTPAATFVNPIAQQRADPHIHKHTDGFYYYTATVPAYDRIVLRRATTLQGLATAPETTIWTKHAGGDMGAHIWAPEIHFIDGKWYVYFAAAPADDPWAIRPYVLESGSANPLTGAWSEKGRISLPLNTFSLDATTFVHNGARYLSWAQADPAVGDGTGIYIARMSNPWTISGRPARIASPTHAWETRGHRVNEGPAFISKGDKVFMTFSASATDSNYCLGLLTADRTSDLLNPASWTKKPTPVFTSNTATSQYGPGHNSFTVSEDGASDIMVYHSRTYRDISGDPLNDPNRQTRMQKLYWKSDGTPHFGVPVAEGPTPVRFSSFNFPDRYIRHSGLRARVEANVTDLADSQFRVVDGLAGNGTVSLESANFPGHFLRHKGFEVWLERNDGSSLFSADASYHRRPGLADASAGLSFESFNYPGRYLRHYDSLLHVQPVNSALDRADATYSTE comes from the coding sequence GTGAGGCTCAGAAGTCGCGGCCTGCTCACCGCCTCAGCCGTCCTGGCCGTGCTGTCGGCCGGCGTTCCCGCTCCCGCCGCCGCAGCCGCCTCCACCCCCGCGGCGACGTTCGTGAACCCGATCGCCCAGCAGCGCGCCGATCCGCACATCCACAAGCACACGGACGGCTTCTACTACTACACGGCGACCGTTCCCGCCTACGACCGCATCGTCCTGCGCCGCGCCACCACGTTGCAGGGGCTGGCGACCGCCCCCGAGACGACGATCTGGACCAAGCACGCCGGCGGAGACATGGGCGCCCACATCTGGGCTCCCGAGATCCACTTCATCGACGGCAAGTGGTACGTCTACTTCGCCGCGGCCCCCGCCGACGACCCCTGGGCGATCCGTCCGTACGTACTCGAGTCGGGGTCCGCCAACCCGCTCACCGGCGCCTGGAGCGAGAAGGGCCGGATCAGCCTGCCCCTCAACACGTTCTCCCTGGACGCCACCACCTTCGTGCACAACGGCGCCCGCTACCTGAGCTGGGCACAGGCGGATCCCGCTGTCGGCGACGGCACGGGGATCTACATCGCCCGGATGTCCAACCCCTGGACCATCAGCGGCCGTCCCGCCCGCATCGCCTCCCCCACCCACGCGTGGGAGACCAGAGGCCACCGGGTCAACGAAGGACCGGCCTTCATCAGCAAGGGCGACAAGGTCTTCATGACCTTCTCCGCCAGTGCGACCGACAGCAATTACTGCCTGGGCCTGCTGACGGCCGACCGGACGTCCGATCTGTTGAACCCCGCCTCCTGGACCAAGAAGCCCACCCCCGTCTTCACGAGCAACACGGCGACGAGCCAGTACGGTCCGGGCCACAACTCCTTCACCGTCTCCGAGGACGGGGCGTCGGACATCATGGTCTACCACTCCCGCACCTACCGGGACATCAGCGGCGACCCGTTGAACGACCCCAACCGGCAGACCCGGATGCAGAAGCTGTACTGGAAGAGCGACGGCACGCCCCACTTCGGCGTGCCCGTCGCCGAAGGCCCCACCCCCGTGCGCTTCTCGTCGTTCAACTTCCCCGACCGGTACATCCGCCACTCAGGCCTCCGGGCCCGGGTGGAGGCGAACGTCACCGACCTCGCCGACTCGCAGTTCCGCGTCGTCGACGGACTGGCCGGCAACGGCACCGTCTCCCTGGAGTCGGCGAACTTCCCCGGCCACTTTCTGCGCCACAAGGGCTTCGAGGTCTGGCTGGAGAGGAACGACGGGTCTTCTCTCTTCTCGGCCGACGCCTCGTACCACCGCAGGCCGGGCCTGGCCGACGCGTCGGCCGGCCTCTCCTTCGAGTCGTTCAACTACCCCGGCCGCTACCTGCGGCACTACGACAGTCTTCTGCACGTGCAACCGGTGAACTCGGCACTCGACCGGGCCGACGCCACCTACTCCACCGAGTAG
- the araA gene encoding L-arabinose isomerase, which translates to MKSTTQPQIWFLTGSQHLYGAETLNQVAEQSARIQEMLAASGRIGAEIVGKPVLTEASAIRRTLESANTDPACVGVIAWMHTFSPAKMWISGLDALRKPLLHLHTQLNRELPWSSIDMDFMNLNQAAHGDREFGYIQTRIGVARKTVVGHVSDPEVVRRVDDWVRAAIGFHRMRDLRLARFGDNMRDVAVTEGDKVEAELRFGVSVNTYGVNDLVDLVDAVTAGEIDTLVDEYVELYELAPELMRGADRHSSLRDAAAIEAGLRRFLEQGGFGAFTTNFEDLGGLRQLPGLAVQRLMADGYGFGGEGDWKTSALLAAAKAMGPRASFMEDYTYHFGPGTPKTLGAHMLEVCPSIADARPSCEIHPLSIGGREDPVRLVFDAAAGPATVIGLADMGDRFRLVANDIDVVLPDEPLPCLPVARAVWEPRPSLSTSAECWLMAGGPHHTVLTTVGPDVLRDFAQMAGTELVMIDDATTAHDFADRLRWNQAYHRLAQRM; encoded by the coding sequence ATGAAGAGCACAACCCAGCCGCAGATCTGGTTCCTGACAGGCAGTCAGCACCTCTACGGTGCCGAGACCCTGAACCAGGTCGCGGAGCAGTCGGCCAGGATTCAGGAGATGCTGGCCGCTTCCGGACGGATCGGCGCCGAGATCGTGGGAAAGCCGGTGCTGACCGAGGCCTCCGCCATCCGCAGGACCCTGGAGTCCGCCAACACCGATCCCGCGTGTGTCGGAGTGATCGCGTGGATGCACACCTTCTCTCCGGCGAAGATGTGGATCTCCGGGCTCGACGCGCTGCGCAAGCCCCTGCTGCATCTGCACACCCAGCTCAACCGGGAACTGCCGTGGTCGTCCATCGACATGGACTTCATGAACCTCAACCAGGCAGCCCACGGCGACCGGGAGTTCGGCTACATACAGACCCGCATCGGGGTGGCCCGCAAGACCGTGGTGGGCCATGTGTCGGATCCGGAGGTCGTCAGGCGGGTCGACGACTGGGTCCGGGCGGCCATCGGCTTCCACCGCATGCGCGACCTCCGCCTGGCGCGCTTCGGCGACAACATGCGCGACGTGGCCGTGACCGAGGGCGACAAGGTGGAGGCGGAACTCCGGTTCGGCGTCAGCGTCAACACCTACGGTGTCAATGACCTCGTCGATCTCGTCGACGCGGTGACCGCCGGAGAGATCGACACGCTCGTCGACGAGTACGTCGAACTCTACGAACTGGCACCCGAGTTGATGCGAGGCGCCGATCGTCACTCCTCACTGCGCGATGCGGCCGCCATCGAGGCCGGTCTGCGCCGGTTCCTGGAGCAGGGCGGCTTCGGCGCCTTCACCACCAACTTCGAGGATCTGGGCGGGCTGCGGCAGCTGCCCGGCCTGGCCGTCCAGCGCCTCATGGCCGACGGTTACGGCTTCGGGGGGGAGGGCGACTGGAAGACCTCCGCCCTGCTCGCCGCCGCGAAGGCCATGGGCCCGCGGGCCTCGTTCATGGAGGACTACACCTACCACTTCGGGCCCGGCACACCCAAGACCCTCGGTGCCCACATGCTCGAAGTCTGCCCCTCGATCGCTGACGCCCGGCCGTCCTGCGAGATCCACCCCCTGTCGATCGGAGGGCGTGAGGACCCGGTGCGCCTGGTGTTCGACGCCGCCGCCGGCCCCGCCACGGTGATCGGTCTGGCCGACATGGGCGACCGCTTCCGGCTCGTCGCCAACGACATCGACGTCGTGCTGCCGGACGAGCCGCTGCCGTGCCTGCCGGTGGCGCGAGCGGTGTGGGAGCCGCGGCCGTCGTTGTCCACATCGGCCGAGTGCTGGCTGATGGCCGGCGGCCCGCATCACACCGTCCTCACCACGGTGGGGCCGGACGTGCTGCGTGACTTCGCGCAGATGGCCGGTACCGAGCTGGTGATGATCGACGACGCCACGACGGCCCATGACTTCGCGGACCGTCTGCGCTGGAATCAGGCGTACCACCGGCTGGCCCAGCGGATGTGA
- a CDS encoding L-ribulose-5-phosphate 4-epimerase: MGAVDSVRNLRQTVADLHRELTRYGLVIWTAGNVSARVPGEDLMVIKPSGVSYDDLSPDTMVVTDLHGNLVEGDLAPSSDTAAHAYVYRHMPEVGGVVHTHSPYATAWAARGEPIPCVLTMIADEFGGEVPVGPFALIGDDSIGRGIVDTLRDSRSPAVLMRSHGPFTVGRDARSAVKAAVMVEDVARTVHFAHQLGTPDAIDAAAVDRLYERYQNVYGQ; encoded by the coding sequence ATGGGCGCCGTCGACAGTGTGAGGAACCTCCGGCAGACCGTCGCTGACCTGCACCGCGAACTGACGCGGTACGGGCTGGTGATCTGGACCGCCGGAAACGTCTCGGCCCGCGTCCCGGGGGAGGACCTCATGGTCATCAAGCCCTCCGGCGTGTCCTACGACGACCTGAGCCCGGACACCATGGTCGTGACCGACCTGCACGGCAACCTGGTGGAGGGCGACCTGGCACCGTCCTCGGACACCGCCGCCCACGCCTACGTCTACCGGCACATGCCCGAGGTCGGGGGAGTGGTGCACACGCACTCGCCCTACGCCACCGCCTGGGCCGCGCGGGGCGAGCCCATCCCGTGTGTCCTGACCATGATCGCCGACGAGTTCGGCGGCGAGGTCCCGGTCGGCCCCTTCGCGCTCATCGGCGACGACTCCATCGGACGCGGCATCGTGGACACGCTCCGTGACAGCCGCTCGCCCGCCGTCCTCATGCGCAGCCACGGGCCCTTCACCGTGGGTCGCGACGCGCGTTCGGCCGTGAAGGCGGCCGTCATGGTCGAGGACGTGGCCCGCACCGTCCACTTCGCCCACCAGCTGGGTACCCCGGACGCCATCGACGCGGCCGCCGTGGACCGGCTCTACGAGCGCTACCAGAACGTCTACGGCCAGTGA